A window of the Tripterygium wilfordii isolate XIE 37 chromosome 12, ASM1340144v1, whole genome shotgun sequence genome harbors these coding sequences:
- the LOC120011342 gene encoding BURP domain-containing protein BNM2A-like isoform X2: MGFLGMDDIYVGNTITINLPFDDPSSSPHFIPREEADSLPFSSSNLQSILDLFSIPQGSPHAKAMQDTIRRCETLPMEGEAKTCANSLESLLDYVNTAFGQNSNVKALTTTHDAMSTGNSNKYRILEVKEIPIRKMMGCHVMRWPYAVYYCHHQMDNSETKVFNILLGGDDDGDKLDAFAACHMDTSKRDPNQLVFKLLNTMPGRSSPVCHVFPEGDLIWVDPIF, translated from the coding sequence ATGGGGTTCTTAGGGATGGATGATATCTACGTTGGGAATACTATTACCATCAATCTTCCCTTTGATGATCCTTCATCTTCACCTCATTTTATACCACGGGAAGAAGCTGATTCTTTAcctttttcatcctcaaatctCCAAAGCATTCTCGATCTCTTCTCGATCCCTCAAGGTTCTCCACACGCCAAGGCGATGCAAGATACTATTAGAAGGTGTGAAACCCTACCTATGGAGGGAGAGGCCAAGACTTGTGCAAACTCCCTAGAATCCTTGCTTGATTATGTAAACACCGCATTCGGACAAAACTCCAATGTCAAGGCCCTAACGACTACTCACGACGCCATGTCAACTGGGAATTCAAACAAGTACAGAATTCTGGAAGTAAAAGAGATTCCGATTAGGAAGATGATGGGTTGTCATGTAATGAGATGGCCCTACGCTGTTTACTATTGCCATCATCAGATGGATAATAGTGAAACCAAGGTTTTCAACATTTTATTAGGAGGTGATGACGATGGTGACAAACTTGATGCTTTTGCTGCTTGTCATATGGACACATCAAAACGAGATCCTAATCAATTGGTGTTCAAGTTGCTAAATACCATGCCTGGTCGTTCCTCTCCAGTTTGTCACGTCTTCCCCGAAGGAGACCTTATTTGGGTTGACCCAATATTTTAG
- the LOC120011342 gene encoding BURP domain-containing protein 6-like isoform X1 yields the protein MAPHLANWILILLSFFLKLQGSYGSGGDQEDQNLAAHKMGFLGMDDIYVGNTITINLPFDDPSSSPHFIPREEADSLPFSSSNLQSILDLFSIPQGSPHAKAMQDTIRRCETLPMEGEAKTCANSLESLLDYVNTAFGQNSNVKALTTTHDAMSTGNSNKYRILEVKEIPIRKMMGCHVMRWPYAVYYCHHQMDNSETKVFNILLGGDDDGDKLDAFAACHMDTSKRDPNQLVFKLLNTMPGRSSPVCHVFPEGDLIWVDPIF from the exons ATGGCTCCTCATCTTGCCAATTGGATCCTCATCTTGTTATCTTTCTTCTTAAAG TTGCAAGGCAGCTATGGTAGTGGTGGAGACCAAGAAGATCAAAATCTGGCAGCTCATAAAATGGGGTTCTTAGGGATGGATGATATCTACGTTGGGAATACTATTACCATCAATCTTCCCTTTGATGATCCTTCATCTTCACCTCATTTTATACCACGGGAAGAAGCTGATTCTTTAcctttttcatcctcaaatctCCAAAGCATTCTCGATCTCTTCTCGATCCCTCAAGGTTCTCCACACGCCAAGGCGATGCAAGATACTATTAGAAGGTGTGAAACCCTACCTATGGAGGGAGAGGCCAAGACTTGTGCAAACTCCCTAGAATCCTTGCTTGATTATGTAAACACCGCATTCGGACAAAACTCCAATGTCAAGGCCCTAACGACTACTCACGACGCCATGTCAACTGGGAATTCAAACAAGTACAGAATTCTGGAAGTAAAAGAGATTCCGATTAGGAAGATGATGGGTTGTCATGTAATGAGATGGCCCTACGCTGTTTACTATTGCCATCATCAGATGGATAATAGTGAAACCAAGGTTTTCAACATTTTATTAGGAGGTGATGACGATGGTGACAAACTTGATGCTTTTGCTGCTTGTCATATGGACACATCAAAACGAGATCCTAATCAATTGGTGTTCAAGTTGCTAAATACCATGCCTGGTCGTTCCTCTCCAGTTTGTCACGTCTTCCCCGAAGGAGACCTTATTTGGGTTGACCCAATATTTTAG
- the LOC120011423 gene encoding uncharacterized protein LOC120011423, whose amino-acid sequence MRSYLCAFLALLLFLLVVVDARKDPVEIWKSSVKQEDMPETLRGRLVFPATKDLEISDNKASDNFDDAIKPSLESLPNLDVSEKRFGFDANKNWNLIW is encoded by the exons ATGAGGTCATATTTGTGTGCTTTCTTGGCTCTCTTGTTGTTTCTACTG GTTGTTGTTGATGCAAGAAAAGATCCAGTAGAGATTTGGAAGAGTTCGGTGAAGCAAGAGGATATGCCAGAAACACTTCGAGGCCGCCTTGTTTTTCCAGCAACCAAAGACCTAGAAATCTCAGACAACAAAGCCTCTGATAATTTCGATGACGCTATTAAACCATCATTAGAATCGCTTCCTAATTTGGATGTTTCGGAGAAACGCTTTGGTTTTGATGCCAATAAGAATTGGAACCTTATATGGTGA
- the LOC120011387 gene encoding heavy metal-associated isoprenylated plant protein 24-like has translation MGIEGTVEYFSNLARYLTKRKKKKQIHTVALKVRMDCEGCARKVKHVLSRVKGARSVEIDLKQMKATVTGYVDAKKVLAAAKTTKKKVEPWPYVPYGLEAHPYVSQAYDKKAPPNMVRSVPVSATITESILDENYSSMFSEDNPHACTIM, from the exons ATGGGAATTGAAGGAACAGTGGAATACTTCTCTAACTTAGCAAGATACCTtacgaaaagaaagaaaaagaagcaaattCATACTGTAGCCCTCAAAGTCAGGATGGACTGCGAAGGCTGTGCTCGCAAGGTCAAACATGTCCTCTCCCGAGTCAAAG gAGCGAGGTCAGTGGAAATAGACCTGAAGCAGATGAAGGCGACTGTGACGGGGTACGTGGATGCAAAGAAAGTGTTGGCAGCAGCGAAGACGacgaagaagaaggtggagccGTGGCCTTACGTGCCGTACGGACTGGAGGCGCATCCATACGTTTCACAGGCATATGACAAAAAGGCACCACCTAATATGGTGAGGAGTGTTCCGGTGAGCGCCACCATCACCGAGAGTATTCTCGACGAGAATTACTCCTCTATGTTCAGTGAAGATAACCCACATGCATGCACTATTatgtaa
- the LOC120010357 gene encoding 60S ribosomal protein L30-like, whose amino-acid sequence MVAGKKTKKTHESINNRLALVMKSGKYTLGYKTVLRTLRGSKAKLVLISNNCPPLRKSEIEYYAMLAKVGVHHYNGNNVDMGTACGKYFRVSCLSIIDPGDSDIIKSLPGDQ is encoded by the exons ATGGTGGCGGGCAAGAAGACG AAAAAGACACATGAGAGCATAAACAATAGGCTGGCTCTTGTAATGAAGAGTGGAAAGTACACTCTTGGGTACAAGACAGTCCTCCGCACCCTACGCGGTTCAAAAG CGAAGCTAGTACTTATATCCAACAACTGCCCACCTCTGCGCAAGTCCGAGATAGAGTACTATGCCATGCTTGCTAAAGTTGGGGTTCACCACTACAACGGAA ACAATGTTGATATGGGAACAGCATGTGGCAAGTACTTCCGTGTGTCATGTCTTAGCATCATCGATCCAG GTGATTCTGATATTATTAAGTCGCTGCCTGGAGATCAATGA